A region from the Sutcliffiella horikoshii genome encodes:
- a CDS encoding metallophosphoesterase family protein, with product MRRILAISDIHGDLEKFERLLEIINFDSKQDQLLLLGDYVDRGPQSRQVLDKVIELTAKGAIALMGNHDKMMIDAFDQPEDPLHLKRWYYNGGIKTLQNYGYEIEKDDAKYWYTTEEMPEALVINEEIRSHLDFLKTLPFYYETDTHIFVHAGVHPETTLELTEPHTLVWIREEFHKGYQGEKTVVFGHTPTKHLHKKPEVYFGENNIIGIDGGCAYGGRLYCYEALEERVYFVD from the coding sequence ATGAGGCGTATCCTTGCAATAAGTGATATTCATGGTGATTTAGAGAAATTTGAAAGGCTTCTTGAAATAATTAATTTTGACAGCAAGCAGGACCAACTCTTGCTACTTGGGGATTATGTGGATCGCGGCCCACAGTCACGTCAGGTTTTGGACAAGGTAATCGAATTGACCGCTAAAGGGGCCATTGCTCTGATGGGAAATCACGATAAAATGATGATCGACGCATTTGATCAACCTGAAGATCCCCTTCATTTGAAAAGGTGGTACTATAACGGAGGAATTAAAACCCTGCAGAATTATGGGTACGAAATTGAAAAAGACGACGCGAAATACTGGTATACGACAGAGGAGATGCCGGAAGCACTTGTCATAAATGAGGAAATCCGCTCTCATTTAGACTTTCTAAAAACACTACCTTTTTATTATGAAACAGATACTCATATTTTCGTCCATGCAGGAGTACACCCTGAAACAACATTGGAACTTACTGAACCTCACACCTTAGTGTGGATCAGAGAAGAATTTCATAAAGGATACCAAGGAGAAAAGACCGTAGTCTTTGGACATACCCCAACAAAGCACCTCCATAAAAAGCCTGAGGTTTACTTCGGTGAGAACAATATCATCGGGATTGATGGCGGTTGTGCTTACGGAGGACGATTGTATTGTTACGAGGCTTTAGAAGAGAGAGTCTATTTTGTCGATTGA
- a CDS encoding DMT family transporter, with the protein MKAILIGVIASMFFAVTFILNRSMELSGGSWLWSSSLRFFFMVPFLLLIVWMRGNLGVLFREMRTAPFSWFLWSFTGFVLFYGPITFAAAYGPGWLVAGTWQLTIIAGVLMGPFFYKIVQGVKVRERIPLRGLFISIVIFAGVLLIQTQQGSGLTGSMIIYGILPVAVASFAYPLGNRKMMEVCGGRLDTFQRVLGMTLSTIPIWLLVAARGYVTVGAPTQEQVLQTFIVAISSGVIATTLFFIATDMVRHSQEKLAAVEATQSTQVLFVLFGEVLLLSTPLPNGIGMLGLFIIIIGMLLHSFLTQKRIKPKQLAA; encoded by the coding sequence GTGAAAGCAATTCTAATCGGCGTAATAGCTTCTATGTTTTTTGCTGTCACCTTTATATTAAACCGCTCGATGGAACTCTCAGGTGGTAGCTGGCTTTGGAGTTCGTCCTTGCGTTTCTTTTTTATGGTGCCATTTTTGCTTTTGATTGTTTGGATGAGGGGAAATCTTGGTGTGCTATTCCGTGAAATGCGAACGGCTCCTTTCTCATGGTTTCTATGGAGTTTTACTGGATTTGTCCTTTTCTATGGCCCCATAACTTTTGCTGCCGCATATGGGCCGGGCTGGCTTGTTGCCGGAACGTGGCAGCTGACCATCATCGCGGGTGTTCTTATGGGACCTTTCTTCTATAAAATAGTGCAAGGAGTAAAGGTACGCGAACGTATCCCATTGCGAGGACTATTCATTTCCATCGTCATTTTTGCAGGTGTCCTATTAATTCAGACACAACAAGGAAGCGGTCTAACTGGATCTATGATTATTTATGGAATTCTTCCCGTTGCAGTCGCATCCTTTGCTTATCCGCTTGGAAACCGGAAGATGATGGAGGTGTGTGGTGGCAGGTTGGATACGTTCCAACGGGTGCTTGGTATGACTTTGTCCACTATCCCAATCTGGCTGCTTGTTGCTGCAAGGGGATATGTGACAGTGGGTGCTCCAACGCAGGAACAGGTTCTACAGACATTTATAGTGGCAATCAGTTCAGGCGTCATTGCAACCACCTTGTTCTTTATTGCAACAGATATGGTGCGCCACAGTCAGGAAAAGCTGGCCGCAGTGGAAGCGACTCAATCGACGCAAGTATTATTTGTGTTATTTGGAGAAGTACTTCTTCTATCAACGCCATTGCCGAATGGCATCGGGATGCTTGGGTTATTCATCATTATCATCGGTATGCTTTTGCATAGCTTTCTTACCCAAAAAAGAATAAAGCCAAAGCAACTGGCTGCATGA